A region from the Salvia splendens isolate huo1 chromosome 15, SspV2, whole genome shotgun sequence genome encodes:
- the LOC121768372 gene encoding dihydroflavonol 4-reductase-like gives MPLETTTPPTPKSTTVCVTGASGFIGSWIVMRLLERGYIVRATVRDPGNMKKVKPLLELARADTNLTLWKADLSIEGSYDEAVQGCEGVFHMATPMDFEPVNPESEVIKPTIDGMLSIMRSCAKAKTVKKVIFTNSAGTVNAEEHLKPAYDETNWSDLEFIYSKKMTGWMYFVSKILAEKAAMEATKESNINFISIIPPLVVGPFFMPTFPPSLLTALSPITGDEAHYSIIKQGQFVHVDDLCEAHIFLFEHPKAEGRYICSSHDATIYDIANLIREKWPAYSIPTEFEGIDKNIPVVSFSSKKLEGMGFSFKYTLEEMFRGAIDSCREKGLLPFSTQTHSNGENKESTLDSQKKHTTIDNSVTKEKQMEAGENGKCE, from the exons ATGCCACTTGAAACCACCACGCCACCGACCCCTAAATCCACCACGGTATGTGTGACCGGAGCGTCCGGCTTCATCGGCTCGTGGATTGTCATGAGACTCTTGGAACGTGGCTACATTGTTCGCGCAACCGTCCGTGATCCAG GAAACATGAAGAAGGTAAAGCCCCTACTAGAATTGGCAAGAGCAGATACCAATTTGACACTGTGGAAAGCAGACCTGAGTATAGAAGGAAGCTACGATGAGGCAGTCCAAGGTTGTGAAGGGGTGTTTCACATGGCCACTCCCATGGATTTCGAGCCCGTCAATCCCGAG AGTGAAGTGATCAAGCCTACAATTGATGGGATGCTGAGCATAATGAGGTCATGTGCCAAGGCCAAAACTGTCAAGAAAGTAATATTCACAAACTCAGCTGGGACAGTGAATGCTGAAGAGCATCTGAAACCAGCCTATGATGAAACAAATTGGAGTGATCTGGAATTCATATATTCCAAGAAAATGACTGGATGg ATGTACTTTGTGTCTAAAATCTTAGCTGAAAAAGCTGCCATGGAAGCAACTAAAGAGAGTAACATAAACTTCATCAGCATCATACCACCATTGGTGGTTGGACCCTTCTTCATGCCTACATTCCCGCCAAGCTTACTCACAGCCCTCTCTCCTATTACAG GGGATGAAGCTCACTACTCCATCATAAAGCAAGGACAGTTTGTCCATGTAGATGATCTATGTGAAGCTCATATATTCTTGTTCGAGCACCCTAAAGCCGAGGGAAGATACATTTGCTCCTCACACGATGCAACTATCTACGACATAGCAAATTTGATCAGAGAAAAATGGCCTGCATACAGCATCCCGACTGA GTTTGAAGGCATTGACAAGAACATACCTGTGGTGAGCTTCTCCTCCAAGAAACTGGAAGGAATGGGGTTCTCGTTCAAGTACACGTTAGAGGAAATGTTTAGAGGAGCCATTGACAGCTGCAGAGAGAAGGGATTGCTGCCGTTTTCCACTCAGACCCACAGCAATGGAGAAAACAAAGAATCCACTTTGGATTCCCAGAAAAAGCATACTACCATTGACAATTCTGTAACTAAGGAAAAACAGATGGAAGCGGGTGAGAACGGAAAATGTGAATGA
- the LOC121768373 gene encoding gamma carbonic anhydrase 1, mitochondrial-like isoform X2, with amino-acid sequence MNLFDKAPSVAKNAFVAPNASLTGEVYVGPSSSIWYGCVVRGDVNSVSIGAGTNIQDNSLIHVAKSNIAGKVLPVHIGDNVTVGHSAVLHSCTVEDEAFIGMGATLLDGVVVEKHAMVAAGALVRQNTRIPSGEIWGGNPAKFLRKLKDDEIAFISQSATNYANLAEAHAAENAKDFDKSELEKVLQKKFTGQDGEYDLKSGVVV; translated from the exons ATGAACTTATTTGACAAAGCCCCCTCAGTTGCTAAGAATGCCTTTGTGGCCCCTAATGCATCACTGACTGGGGAGGTTTATGTTGGACCTAGCTCCTCCATTTGGTATGGATGTGTTGTCAGAG GTGATGTGAACAGCGTTAGTATAGGAGCTGGAACCAACATACAGGATAACTCTCTTATTCACGTAGCTAAATCCAATATTGCTGGGAAAGTCTTGCCCGTCCATATTGGTGACAATGTCACTGTTG GGCATAGTGCTGTCTTGCACAGCTGTACTGTAGAGGATGAAGCATTTATTGGTATGGGTGCAACATTGCTTGACGGGGTGGTTGTTGAGAAACATGCAATGGTTGCTGCTGGAGCTCTTGTCAGACAGAATACAAGAATACCCTCTGGAGAG ATATGGGGAGGGAATCCAGCCAAATTCCTGAGGAAACTCAAAGATGATGAAATCGCTTTCATATCTCAGTCTGCTACCAATTATGCAAACCTAGCGGAAGCTCATGCTGCTGAAAATGCCAAGGACTTTGACAAGTCAGAGCTTGAGAAGGTTCTTCAGAAGAAATTCACTGGGCAGGATGGAGAATATGACTTAAAATCGGGTGTTGTTGTTTAG
- the LOC121768373 gene encoding gamma carbonic anhydrase 1, mitochondrial-like isoform X1, whose protein sequence is MGTMGRALYTVGFWIRETGQALDRLGSRLQGNYLFQEQLSRHRTLMNLFDKAPSVAKNAFVAPNASLTGEVYVGPSSSIWYGCVVRGDVNSVSIGAGTNIQDNSLIHVAKSNIAGKVLPVHIGDNVTVGHSAVLHSCTVEDEAFIGMGATLLDGVVVEKHAMVAAGALVRQNTRIPSGEIWGGNPAKFLRKLKDDEIAFISQSATNYANLAEAHAAENAKDFDKSELEKVLQKKFTGQDGEYDLKSGVVV, encoded by the exons ATGGGCACTATGGGAAGAGCTCTGTACACCGTCGGATTCTGGATTAGGGAAACCGGCCAAGCCCTCGATCGCCTCGGCTCCCGCCTCCAGGGAAACTACCTTTTCCAAGAACAAT TGTCAAGGCATAGAACACTCATGAACTTATTTGACAAAGCCCCCTCAGTTGCTAAGAATGCCTTTGTGGCCCCTAATGCATCACTGACTGGGGAGGTTTATGTTGGACCTAGCTCCTCCATTTGGTATGGATGTGTTGTCAGAG GTGATGTGAACAGCGTTAGTATAGGAGCTGGAACCAACATACAGGATAACTCTCTTATTCACGTAGCTAAATCCAATATTGCTGGGAAAGTCTTGCCCGTCCATATTGGTGACAATGTCACTGTTG GGCATAGTGCTGTCTTGCACAGCTGTACTGTAGAGGATGAAGCATTTATTGGTATGGGTGCAACATTGCTTGACGGGGTGGTTGTTGAGAAACATGCAATGGTTGCTGCTGGAGCTCTTGTCAGACAGAATACAAGAATACCCTCTGGAGAG ATATGGGGAGGGAATCCAGCCAAATTCCTGAGGAAACTCAAAGATGATGAAATCGCTTTCATATCTCAGTCTGCTACCAATTATGCAAACCTAGCGGAAGCTCATGCTGCTGAAAATGCCAAGGACTTTGACAAGTCAGAGCTTGAGAAGGTTCTTCAGAAGAAATTCACTGGGCAGGATGGAGAATATGACTTAAAATCGGGTGTTGTTGTTTAG